From Falco cherrug isolate bFalChe1 chromosome 4, bFalChe1.pri, whole genome shotgun sequence, one genomic window encodes:
- the SMURF1 gene encoding E3 ubiquitin-protein ligase SMURF1 isoform X4 — protein MSNPGTRRNGSSIKIRLTVLCAKNLAKKDFFRLPDPFAKIVVDGSGQCHSTDTVKNTLDPKWNQHYDLYVGKTDSITISVWNHKKIHKKQGAGFLGCVRLLSNAISRLKDTGYQRLDLCKLNPTDTDAVRGQIVVSLQTRDRIGTGGSVVDCRGLLENEGTVYEDSGPGRPLSCFMEEPAPYTDTTGAAGGGNCRFVESPSQDQRLQAQRLRTPEVRGHVQTPQNRPHGHQSPDLPEGYEQRTTVQGQVYFLHTQTGVSTWHDPRIPRDLNSVNCDELGPLPPGWEVRSTVSGRIYFVDHNNRTTQFTDPRLHHIMNHQCQLKEPSQQPLPAPNEGSLEDGEELPAQRYERDLVQKLKVLRHELSLQQPQAGHCRIEVSREEIFEESYRQIMKMRPKDLKKRLMVKFRGEEGLDYGGVAREWLYLLCHEMLNPYYGLFQYSTDNIYMLQINPDSSINPDHLSYFHFVGRIMGLAVFHGHYINGGFTVPFYKQLLGKPIQLSDLESVDPELHKSLVWILENDITPVLDHTFCVEHNAFGRILQHELKPNGRNIPVTEENKKEYVRLYVNWRFMRGIEAQFLALQKGFNELIPQHLLKPFDQKELELIIGGLDKIDLNDWKSNTRLKHCMADSNIVKWFWQAVETFDEERRARLLQFVTGSTRVPLQGFKALQGAAGPRLFTIHLIDANTDNLPKAHTCFNRIDIPPYESYEKLYEKLLTAVEETCGFAVE, from the exons TATTATGTGCCAAGAATCTTGcaaagaaagatttcttca GACTTCCTGACCCATTTGCAAAAATAGTTGTTGATGGGTCAGGTCAGTGCCATTCAACTGACACTGTGAAGAACACATTGGACCCCAAATGGAACCAGCATTACGATCT GTATGTTGGGAAGACAGATTCCATAACCATCAGTGTATGgaaccacaaaaaaatccacaagaaaCAGGGAGCTGGCTTCCTGGGGTGTGTCCGACTCCTCTCCAACGCCATCAGCAGGCTAAAAGATACTGGAT ACCAGCGTTTGGATCTATGCAAACTAAATCCCACAGATACCGATGCTGTACGAGGCCAAATAGTGG TCAGTTTACAGACACGGGACAGAATAGGCACAGGAGGTTCTGTAGTAGACTGTAGAGGGCTTTTGGAGAATGAAGG AACGGTTTATGAAGATTCCGGACCGGGAAGGCCGCTGAGCTGTTTTATGGAAGAACCAGCACCATATACAGACACTACGGGGGCTGCTGGCGGAGGTAACTGTCGCTTTGTAGAGTCCCCCAGTCAAGATCAGAGGCTTCAGGCACAGCGACTTCGGACTCCTGAAGTCAGAGGTCATGTACAGACACCTCAGAACAGACCGCACGGTCACCAGTCGCCTGACCTACCAGAAGGCTACG aACAAAGAACAACGGTACAGGGacaggtttattttttgcaCACACAGACTGGAGTTAGCACATGGCACGACCCTAGGATACCAAG AGACCTTAACAGTGTGAATTGTGATGAACTAGGACCTTTGCCTCCAGGTTGGGAAGTTAGAAGTACAGTTTCAGGAAGGATATATTTTGTAGATCATAACAACAGAACCACACAATTCACAGATCCACGACTACATCACATCATGAA CCATCAATGCCAGCTAAAAGAGCcgagccagcagcctctgccagctccaAATGAGGGATCACTAGAAGACGGTGAGGAGTTGCCTGCACAGAGATATGAAAGAGACTTGGTACAAAAGTTGAAAGTTCTTAGACACGAGCTCTCTCTTCAGCAACCTCAGGCTGGTCACTGTCGCATTGAAGTGTCCAGAGAGGAAATATTTGAG GAATCCTACCGTCAGATAATGAAGATGAGACCAAAGGACTTGAAAAAGAGGCTTATGGTGAAATTTCGAGGAGAAGAAGGCCTGGATTATGGAGGAGTAGCAAG AGAATGGTTGTATTTACTGTGCCATGAAATGCTGAATCCTTATTATGGACTCTTCCAGTACTCTACAGATAATATTTACATGCTGCAAATCAATCCAGACTCTTCTATCAATCCT GACCATTTgtcttatttccattttgtggGTCGGATAATGGGTTTGGCTGTGTTCCATGGACACTATATCAATGGGGGGTTCACGGTTCCATTTTACAAACAGCTTCTGGGGAAGCCCATTCAGCTCTCCGATCTGGAATCTGTTGACCCAGAATTACACAAAAGTTTAGTCTGGATCTT AGAGAACGATATCACCCCAGTTCTGGACCATACATTTTGTGTGGAACACAATGCTTTTGGGCGGATTTTACAGCACGAGCTCAAACCAAATGGCAGGAATATTCCAGTGACAgaagagaacaagaaagaaTATGTCAG GTTGTATGTAAACTGGCGTTTTATGAGAGGAATAGAGGCACAGTTCCTGGCTCTGCAGAAGGGTTTTAATGAACTTATTCCTCAACATCTCCTTAAGCCTTTTGACCAGAAGGAACTTGAG CTAATCATAGGAGGCCTGGATAAGATAGACCTGAATGACTGGAAGTCAAACACGCGTCTAAAGCACTGCATGGCAGATAGCAATATTGTGAAGTGGTTCTGGCAAGCGGTGGAAACATTTGATGAAGAAAGAAGGGCAAGGCTGCTGCAGTTTGTGACGGGTTCGACACGTGTCCCGCTTCAAGGTTTCAAGGCTTTACAAG GCGCTGCAGGACCCAGACTGTTTACCATCCATTTAATAGATGCAAACACAGACAACCTTCCAAAAGCCCACACTTG CTTTAACCGGATTGACATTCCGCCTTATGAGTCATACGAGAAGCTTTATGAGAAGCTGTTGACAGCTGTGGAAGAGACATGTGGGTTTGCTGTGGAGTGA
- the SMURF1 gene encoding E3 ubiquitin-protein ligase SMURF1 isoform X1, with protein MSNPGTRRNGSSIKIRLTVLCAKNLAKKDFFRLPDPFAKIVVDGSGQCHSTDTVKNTLDPKWNQHYDLYVGKTDSITISVWNHKKIHKKQGAGFLGCVRLLSNAISRLKDTGYQRLDLCKLNPTDTDAVRGQIVVSLQTRDRIGTGGSVVDCRGLLENEGFPIFRTVYEDSGPGRPLSCFMEEPAPYTDTTGAAGGGNCRFVESPSQDQRLQAQRLRTPEVRGHVQTPQNRPHGHQSPDLPEGYEQRTTVQGQVYFLHTQTGVSTWHDPRIPRDLNSVNCDELGPLPPGWEVRSTVSGRIYFVDHNNRTTQFTDPRLHHIMNHQCQLKEPSQQPLPAPNEGSLEDGEELPAQRYERDLVQKLKVLRHELSLQQPQAGHCRIEVSREEIFEESYRQIMKMRPKDLKKRLMVKFRGEEGLDYGGVAREWLYLLCHEMLNPYYGLFQYSTDNIYMLQINPDSSINPDHLSYFHFVGRIMGLAVFHGHYINGGFTVPFYKQLLGKPIQLSDLESVDPELHKSLVWILENDITPVLDHTFCVEHNAFGRILQHELKPNGRNIPVTEENKKEYVRLYVNWRFMRGIEAQFLALQKGFNELIPQHLLKPFDQKELELIIGGLDKIDLNDWKSNTRLKHCMADSNIVKWFWQAVETFDEERRARLLQFVTGSTRVPLQGFKALQGSTGAAGPRLFTIHLIDANTDNLPKAHTCFNRIDIPPYESYEKLYEKLLTAVEETCGFAVE; from the exons TATTATGTGCCAAGAATCTTGcaaagaaagatttcttca GACTTCCTGACCCATTTGCAAAAATAGTTGTTGATGGGTCAGGTCAGTGCCATTCAACTGACACTGTGAAGAACACATTGGACCCCAAATGGAACCAGCATTACGATCT GTATGTTGGGAAGACAGATTCCATAACCATCAGTGTATGgaaccacaaaaaaatccacaagaaaCAGGGAGCTGGCTTCCTGGGGTGTGTCCGACTCCTCTCCAACGCCATCAGCAGGCTAAAAGATACTGGAT ACCAGCGTTTGGATCTATGCAAACTAAATCCCACAGATACCGATGCTGTACGAGGCCAAATAGTGG TCAGTTTACAGACACGGGACAGAATAGGCACAGGAGGTTCTGTAGTAGACTGTAGAGGGCTTTTGGAGAATGAAGG TTTCCCCATTTTCAGAACGGTTTATGAAGATTCCGGACCGGGAAGGCCGCTGAGCTGTTTTATGGAAGAACCAGCACCATATACAGACACTACGGGGGCTGCTGGCGGAGGTAACTGTCGCTTTGTAGAGTCCCCCAGTCAAGATCAGAGGCTTCAGGCACAGCGACTTCGGACTCCTGAAGTCAGAGGTCATGTACAGACACCTCAGAACAGACCGCACGGTCACCAGTCGCCTGACCTACCAGAAGGCTACG aACAAAGAACAACGGTACAGGGacaggtttattttttgcaCACACAGACTGGAGTTAGCACATGGCACGACCCTAGGATACCAAG AGACCTTAACAGTGTGAATTGTGATGAACTAGGACCTTTGCCTCCAGGTTGGGAAGTTAGAAGTACAGTTTCAGGAAGGATATATTTTGTAGATCATAACAACAGAACCACACAATTCACAGATCCACGACTACATCACATCATGAA CCATCAATGCCAGCTAAAAGAGCcgagccagcagcctctgccagctccaAATGAGGGATCACTAGAAGACGGTGAGGAGTTGCCTGCACAGAGATATGAAAGAGACTTGGTACAAAAGTTGAAAGTTCTTAGACACGAGCTCTCTCTTCAGCAACCTCAGGCTGGTCACTGTCGCATTGAAGTGTCCAGAGAGGAAATATTTGAG GAATCCTACCGTCAGATAATGAAGATGAGACCAAAGGACTTGAAAAAGAGGCTTATGGTGAAATTTCGAGGAGAAGAAGGCCTGGATTATGGAGGAGTAGCAAG AGAATGGTTGTATTTACTGTGCCATGAAATGCTGAATCCTTATTATGGACTCTTCCAGTACTCTACAGATAATATTTACATGCTGCAAATCAATCCAGACTCTTCTATCAATCCT GACCATTTgtcttatttccattttgtggGTCGGATAATGGGTTTGGCTGTGTTCCATGGACACTATATCAATGGGGGGTTCACGGTTCCATTTTACAAACAGCTTCTGGGGAAGCCCATTCAGCTCTCCGATCTGGAATCTGTTGACCCAGAATTACACAAAAGTTTAGTCTGGATCTT AGAGAACGATATCACCCCAGTTCTGGACCATACATTTTGTGTGGAACACAATGCTTTTGGGCGGATTTTACAGCACGAGCTCAAACCAAATGGCAGGAATATTCCAGTGACAgaagagaacaagaaagaaTATGTCAG GTTGTATGTAAACTGGCGTTTTATGAGAGGAATAGAGGCACAGTTCCTGGCTCTGCAGAAGGGTTTTAATGAACTTATTCCTCAACATCTCCTTAAGCCTTTTGACCAGAAGGAACTTGAG CTAATCATAGGAGGCCTGGATAAGATAGACCTGAATGACTGGAAGTCAAACACGCGTCTAAAGCACTGCATGGCAGATAGCAATATTGTGAAGTGGTTCTGGCAAGCGGTGGAAACATTTGATGAAGAAAGAAGGGCAAGGCTGCTGCAGTTTGTGACGGGTTCGACACGTGTCCCGCTTCAAGGTTTCAAGGCTTTACAAG GTTCTACAGGCGCTGCAGGACCCAGACTGTTTACCATCCATTTAATAGATGCAAACACAGACAACCTTCCAAAAGCCCACACTTG CTTTAACCGGATTGACATTCCGCCTTATGAGTCATACGAGAAGCTTTATGAGAAGCTGTTGACAGCTGTGGAAGAGACATGTGGGTTTGCTGTGGAGTGA
- the SMURF1 gene encoding E3 ubiquitin-protein ligase SMURF1 isoform X2, which produces MSNPGTRRNGSSIKIRLTVLCAKNLAKKDFFRLPDPFAKIVVDGSGQCHSTDTVKNTLDPKWNQHYDLYVGKTDSITISVWNHKKIHKKQGAGFLGCVRLLSNAISRLKDTGYQRLDLCKLNPTDTDAVRGQIVVSLQTRDRIGTGGSVVDCRGLLENEGFPIFRTVYEDSGPGRPLSCFMEEPAPYTDTTGAAGGGNCRFVESPSQDQRLQAQRLRTPEVRGHVQTPQNRPHGHQSPDLPEGYEQRTTVQGQVYFLHTQTGVSTWHDPRIPRDLNSVNCDELGPLPPGWEVRSTVSGRIYFVDHNNRTTQFTDPRLHHIMNHQCQLKEPSQQPLPAPNEGSLEDGEELPAQRYERDLVQKLKVLRHELSLQQPQAGHCRIEVSREEIFEESYRQIMKMRPKDLKKRLMVKFRGEEGLDYGGVAREWLYLLCHEMLNPYYGLFQYSTDNIYMLQINPDSSINPDHLSYFHFVGRIMGLAVFHGHYINGGFTVPFYKQLLGKPIQLSDLESVDPELHKSLVWILENDITPVLDHTFCVEHNAFGRILQHELKPNGRNIPVTEENKKEYVRLYVNWRFMRGIEAQFLALQKGFNELIPQHLLKPFDQKELELIIGGLDKIDLNDWKSNTRLKHCMADSNIVKWFWQAVETFDEERRARLLQFVTGSTRVPLQGFKALQGAAGPRLFTIHLIDANTDNLPKAHTCFNRIDIPPYESYEKLYEKLLTAVEETCGFAVE; this is translated from the exons TATTATGTGCCAAGAATCTTGcaaagaaagatttcttca GACTTCCTGACCCATTTGCAAAAATAGTTGTTGATGGGTCAGGTCAGTGCCATTCAACTGACACTGTGAAGAACACATTGGACCCCAAATGGAACCAGCATTACGATCT GTATGTTGGGAAGACAGATTCCATAACCATCAGTGTATGgaaccacaaaaaaatccacaagaaaCAGGGAGCTGGCTTCCTGGGGTGTGTCCGACTCCTCTCCAACGCCATCAGCAGGCTAAAAGATACTGGAT ACCAGCGTTTGGATCTATGCAAACTAAATCCCACAGATACCGATGCTGTACGAGGCCAAATAGTGG TCAGTTTACAGACACGGGACAGAATAGGCACAGGAGGTTCTGTAGTAGACTGTAGAGGGCTTTTGGAGAATGAAGG TTTCCCCATTTTCAGAACGGTTTATGAAGATTCCGGACCGGGAAGGCCGCTGAGCTGTTTTATGGAAGAACCAGCACCATATACAGACACTACGGGGGCTGCTGGCGGAGGTAACTGTCGCTTTGTAGAGTCCCCCAGTCAAGATCAGAGGCTTCAGGCACAGCGACTTCGGACTCCTGAAGTCAGAGGTCATGTACAGACACCTCAGAACAGACCGCACGGTCACCAGTCGCCTGACCTACCAGAAGGCTACG aACAAAGAACAACGGTACAGGGacaggtttattttttgcaCACACAGACTGGAGTTAGCACATGGCACGACCCTAGGATACCAAG AGACCTTAACAGTGTGAATTGTGATGAACTAGGACCTTTGCCTCCAGGTTGGGAAGTTAGAAGTACAGTTTCAGGAAGGATATATTTTGTAGATCATAACAACAGAACCACACAATTCACAGATCCACGACTACATCACATCATGAA CCATCAATGCCAGCTAAAAGAGCcgagccagcagcctctgccagctccaAATGAGGGATCACTAGAAGACGGTGAGGAGTTGCCTGCACAGAGATATGAAAGAGACTTGGTACAAAAGTTGAAAGTTCTTAGACACGAGCTCTCTCTTCAGCAACCTCAGGCTGGTCACTGTCGCATTGAAGTGTCCAGAGAGGAAATATTTGAG GAATCCTACCGTCAGATAATGAAGATGAGACCAAAGGACTTGAAAAAGAGGCTTATGGTGAAATTTCGAGGAGAAGAAGGCCTGGATTATGGAGGAGTAGCAAG AGAATGGTTGTATTTACTGTGCCATGAAATGCTGAATCCTTATTATGGACTCTTCCAGTACTCTACAGATAATATTTACATGCTGCAAATCAATCCAGACTCTTCTATCAATCCT GACCATTTgtcttatttccattttgtggGTCGGATAATGGGTTTGGCTGTGTTCCATGGACACTATATCAATGGGGGGTTCACGGTTCCATTTTACAAACAGCTTCTGGGGAAGCCCATTCAGCTCTCCGATCTGGAATCTGTTGACCCAGAATTACACAAAAGTTTAGTCTGGATCTT AGAGAACGATATCACCCCAGTTCTGGACCATACATTTTGTGTGGAACACAATGCTTTTGGGCGGATTTTACAGCACGAGCTCAAACCAAATGGCAGGAATATTCCAGTGACAgaagagaacaagaaagaaTATGTCAG GTTGTATGTAAACTGGCGTTTTATGAGAGGAATAGAGGCACAGTTCCTGGCTCTGCAGAAGGGTTTTAATGAACTTATTCCTCAACATCTCCTTAAGCCTTTTGACCAGAAGGAACTTGAG CTAATCATAGGAGGCCTGGATAAGATAGACCTGAATGACTGGAAGTCAAACACGCGTCTAAAGCACTGCATGGCAGATAGCAATATTGTGAAGTGGTTCTGGCAAGCGGTGGAAACATTTGATGAAGAAAGAAGGGCAAGGCTGCTGCAGTTTGTGACGGGTTCGACACGTGTCCCGCTTCAAGGTTTCAAGGCTTTACAAG GCGCTGCAGGACCCAGACTGTTTACCATCCATTTAATAGATGCAAACACAGACAACCTTCCAAAAGCCCACACTTG CTTTAACCGGATTGACATTCCGCCTTATGAGTCATACGAGAAGCTTTATGAGAAGCTGTTGACAGCTGTGGAAGAGACATGTGGGTTTGCTGTGGAGTGA
- the SMURF1 gene encoding E3 ubiquitin-protein ligase SMURF1 isoform X3, translating into MSNPGTRRNGSSIKIRLTVLCAKNLAKKDFFRLPDPFAKIVVDGSGQCHSTDTVKNTLDPKWNQHYDLYVGKTDSITISVWNHKKIHKKQGAGFLGCVRLLSNAISRLKDTGYQRLDLCKLNPTDTDAVRGQIVVSLQTRDRIGTGGSVVDCRGLLENEGTVYEDSGPGRPLSCFMEEPAPYTDTTGAAGGGNCRFVESPSQDQRLQAQRLRTPEVRGHVQTPQNRPHGHQSPDLPEGYEQRTTVQGQVYFLHTQTGVSTWHDPRIPRDLNSVNCDELGPLPPGWEVRSTVSGRIYFVDHNNRTTQFTDPRLHHIMNHQCQLKEPSQQPLPAPNEGSLEDGEELPAQRYERDLVQKLKVLRHELSLQQPQAGHCRIEVSREEIFEESYRQIMKMRPKDLKKRLMVKFRGEEGLDYGGVAREWLYLLCHEMLNPYYGLFQYSTDNIYMLQINPDSSINPDHLSYFHFVGRIMGLAVFHGHYINGGFTVPFYKQLLGKPIQLSDLESVDPELHKSLVWILENDITPVLDHTFCVEHNAFGRILQHELKPNGRNIPVTEENKKEYVRLYVNWRFMRGIEAQFLALQKGFNELIPQHLLKPFDQKELELIIGGLDKIDLNDWKSNTRLKHCMADSNIVKWFWQAVETFDEERRARLLQFVTGSTRVPLQGFKALQGSTGAAGPRLFTIHLIDANTDNLPKAHTCFNRIDIPPYESYEKLYEKLLTAVEETCGFAVE; encoded by the exons TATTATGTGCCAAGAATCTTGcaaagaaagatttcttca GACTTCCTGACCCATTTGCAAAAATAGTTGTTGATGGGTCAGGTCAGTGCCATTCAACTGACACTGTGAAGAACACATTGGACCCCAAATGGAACCAGCATTACGATCT GTATGTTGGGAAGACAGATTCCATAACCATCAGTGTATGgaaccacaaaaaaatccacaagaaaCAGGGAGCTGGCTTCCTGGGGTGTGTCCGACTCCTCTCCAACGCCATCAGCAGGCTAAAAGATACTGGAT ACCAGCGTTTGGATCTATGCAAACTAAATCCCACAGATACCGATGCTGTACGAGGCCAAATAGTGG TCAGTTTACAGACACGGGACAGAATAGGCACAGGAGGTTCTGTAGTAGACTGTAGAGGGCTTTTGGAGAATGAAGG AACGGTTTATGAAGATTCCGGACCGGGAAGGCCGCTGAGCTGTTTTATGGAAGAACCAGCACCATATACAGACACTACGGGGGCTGCTGGCGGAGGTAACTGTCGCTTTGTAGAGTCCCCCAGTCAAGATCAGAGGCTTCAGGCACAGCGACTTCGGACTCCTGAAGTCAGAGGTCATGTACAGACACCTCAGAACAGACCGCACGGTCACCAGTCGCCTGACCTACCAGAAGGCTACG aACAAAGAACAACGGTACAGGGacaggtttattttttgcaCACACAGACTGGAGTTAGCACATGGCACGACCCTAGGATACCAAG AGACCTTAACAGTGTGAATTGTGATGAACTAGGACCTTTGCCTCCAGGTTGGGAAGTTAGAAGTACAGTTTCAGGAAGGATATATTTTGTAGATCATAACAACAGAACCACACAATTCACAGATCCACGACTACATCACATCATGAA CCATCAATGCCAGCTAAAAGAGCcgagccagcagcctctgccagctccaAATGAGGGATCACTAGAAGACGGTGAGGAGTTGCCTGCACAGAGATATGAAAGAGACTTGGTACAAAAGTTGAAAGTTCTTAGACACGAGCTCTCTCTTCAGCAACCTCAGGCTGGTCACTGTCGCATTGAAGTGTCCAGAGAGGAAATATTTGAG GAATCCTACCGTCAGATAATGAAGATGAGACCAAAGGACTTGAAAAAGAGGCTTATGGTGAAATTTCGAGGAGAAGAAGGCCTGGATTATGGAGGAGTAGCAAG AGAATGGTTGTATTTACTGTGCCATGAAATGCTGAATCCTTATTATGGACTCTTCCAGTACTCTACAGATAATATTTACATGCTGCAAATCAATCCAGACTCTTCTATCAATCCT GACCATTTgtcttatttccattttgtggGTCGGATAATGGGTTTGGCTGTGTTCCATGGACACTATATCAATGGGGGGTTCACGGTTCCATTTTACAAACAGCTTCTGGGGAAGCCCATTCAGCTCTCCGATCTGGAATCTGTTGACCCAGAATTACACAAAAGTTTAGTCTGGATCTT AGAGAACGATATCACCCCAGTTCTGGACCATACATTTTGTGTGGAACACAATGCTTTTGGGCGGATTTTACAGCACGAGCTCAAACCAAATGGCAGGAATATTCCAGTGACAgaagagaacaagaaagaaTATGTCAG GTTGTATGTAAACTGGCGTTTTATGAGAGGAATAGAGGCACAGTTCCTGGCTCTGCAGAAGGGTTTTAATGAACTTATTCCTCAACATCTCCTTAAGCCTTTTGACCAGAAGGAACTTGAG CTAATCATAGGAGGCCTGGATAAGATAGACCTGAATGACTGGAAGTCAAACACGCGTCTAAAGCACTGCATGGCAGATAGCAATATTGTGAAGTGGTTCTGGCAAGCGGTGGAAACATTTGATGAAGAAAGAAGGGCAAGGCTGCTGCAGTTTGTGACGGGTTCGACACGTGTCCCGCTTCAAGGTTTCAAGGCTTTACAAG GTTCTACAGGCGCTGCAGGACCCAGACTGTTTACCATCCATTTAATAGATGCAAACACAGACAACCTTCCAAAAGCCCACACTTG CTTTAACCGGATTGACATTCCGCCTTATGAGTCATACGAGAAGCTTTATGAGAAGCTGTTGACAGCTGTGGAAGAGACATGTGGGTTTGCTGTGGAGTGA